The following DNA comes from Candidatus Peregrinibacteria bacterium.
ATGAGATTATTGGGGGAGAATTCCCAGCAGGACAAAAAGCAAATGACAACCGCATTCTTGTCATTTCAAAAGTAACATGGCTTCATCGAGGAGTAGAAAAAAATGTGACCATTAGCACGATCATGACTGATTTCTATGACCGGAGCGAATGGACATCATGATGCAAAAAAAAACTGCTGGCTACACCTTTATAGAAATTCTCGTGGCGATTGGCATTTTTTCCATGCTCCTCACCATGACAACGGTAATTACAGTCAATTTTTACAATGCCCAAAAACGAGAACGTATTCGCAATGCCACTATTGAGGAGACACAGTTTCTTCTCAATCGTATTGCCAATCTCATTCGAGATAATGCTATCGACTACTCAGAATACTACTCAAATAATTTAGAAGAGACCGGAGGAGGAACAGCATACGCTCAAGACGCCGTCCCTGAAAATGATGATCGTGAAGATATTGTCTACGGCAATGAGCCAAAAGAGTATGAACATCAGTTTTTCTTCTATCCTACCTGCGACCCAGGGGAAAAACACGGAGACGGCAACTGTGACCGTGATGATCCAAATGCATTTAACGAAGGAACGTTTTCTACCGAAGCTGATAACGATATTGGAAACGATGCGCCAGATGCTTCTGCACTCTATGGACTTCAAGATTCTTCTGGAACAGCTCAAGAAGTATCATATCTCCAACGAGAGCTCTACCTTATTTCTCCTTCTGGAACGACAAAAACTGTTTTGCGCCGCATCGGAAATGGAATCGATGATGATGTCGATGGAGATACCGATGAAGATGACAACTCCTTCTGGCAGACCACAGCAGAAGATGGAGGAGAACAACTCGGCATTCTTCAACTCGATGCTAATTCTGATGTCGATAGCGATGGAGAACTCGATTTTCTTTCGAACGCTGATGATTTTCAAGCAGATGGAGACACAAGTCCCGAAGTTGAAGATTTTATTGCCATAAGCCCTCGGAATATCGATATTGTTGATCTCAAATTTTATATTTCTCCGCTCGATGACCCAAGAAAGGCATTTAGCGAAACCGGAAAAGACAACCAAATTCAACCGCATGTTACTATCCTTCTCACTACTCGTCCTGGTGTGCTATTGCGGCGACAAATGGTAGGAACTCCATTCACTCTCTCTGTTCAGACCACCATCTCTCAACGTCATCTTCAAAATGTTCTTTTACCCGCCCCTTAATGAGAAAACTTATTCATGACACCTCTGGAAATGCCATTCTTATTGCACTTGCCATAACGAGTTTTCTTTTTATCGCCGCGGCAGGGGCTACACAAGTTATTCAATCTTCTCTTCAGCAATCCCCCAAATTGGTGAATTCTGGTAAAGCATTTTATGCCGCAGAAAGTGCTGTAGAGAGTGCATTATATGAGGCATCGGCAAGAGACTCTGGTTATGAAGTATCTGCTGGAACAACCGCCGGAGACGCCGCATTTGTTCCTATGAATCGTATTAACAAAACCCAGGCAAATTGGACTGCCCGTTCACAACTTTCTATGGAAAAAATTCAGGAAGACTTTGTAGATAGCACCCAAGACCATCCTTACCAAAAAGTACTCTTTATTCCACCAAGAAAAACAAAAAATATTCCTGCGAACGATGATCCGCAATATGGAGAGTGTGCCGATCTTACGGACAACTGTTCAGAT
Coding sequences within:
- a CDS encoding type II secretion system protein yields the protein MDIMMQKKTAGYTFIEILVAIGIFSMLLTMTTVITVNFYNAQKRERIRNATIEETQFLLNRIANLIRDNAIDYSEYYSNNLEETGGGTAYAQDAVPENDDREDIVYGNEPKEYEHQFFFYPTCDPGEKHGDGNCDRDDPNAFNEGTFSTEADNDIGNDAPDASALYGLQDSSGTAQEVSYLQRELYLISPSGTTKTVLRRIGNGIDDDVDGDTDEDDNSFWQTTAEDGGEQLGILQLDANSDVDSDGELDFLSNADDFQADGDTSPEVEDFIAISPRNIDIVDLKFYISPLDDPRKAFSETGKDNQIQPHVTILLTTRPGVLLRRQMVGTPFTLSVQTTISQRHLQNVLLPAP